One genomic window of Salvelinus alpinus chromosome 9, SLU_Salpinus.1, whole genome shotgun sequence includes the following:
- the LOC139584414 gene encoding metallophosphoesterase MPPED2-like — protein sequence MVLDPGKLTAHVPSSRAMAHRNPPSQGKVTVTVDEYSSNPTQAFTHYNINQSRFQPPHVHMVEPIPYDTPKPSGHTRFVCVSDTHSRTDGIQMPYGDVLLHTGDFTELGLPSEVKKFNDWLGSLPYQFKVVIAGNHELTFDKDFMAELVKQDYYRFPSVSKLRPEDFDDVQALLSNCTYLQDSEITVKGFRIYGAPWTPWFNGWGFNLPRGQSLLDKWNQVPEGIDVLMTHGPPLGFRDWVPKELQRVGCVELLNTVQQRVRPKLHAFGGIHEGYGIMTDGCTTFINSSTCTASFQPTNPPIVFDLPNA from the exons ATGGTTCTGGATCCTGGTAAACTAACTGCCCATGTCCCAAGCAGCAGAGCCATGGCTCACAGAAACCCCCCCTCTCAGGGCAAGGTGACTGTCACTGTGGACGAGTACAGCTCCAACCCCACACAGGCCTTCACCCACTACAACATTAACCAGAGTCGCTTCCAACCACCCCATGTCCACAT GGTGGAGCCCATTCCCTATGACACCCCTAAACCCTCCGGTCATACACGTTTCGTCTGCGTGTCGGACACACACTCCAGGACGGATGGGATCCAGATGCCATACGGGGATGTCCTTCTTCATACTGGGGACTTCACTGAACTGGGCCTACCCTCTGAGGTCAAGAAATTCAATGACTGGCTAG GGAGTCTACCTTATCAATTCAAGGTGGTGATTGCAGGGAACCATGAACTGACGTTTGACAAGGACTTCATGGCTGAGCTGGTCAAGCAGGATTACTATCGCTTTCCCTCCGTCTCTAAGCTGAGACCAGAGGACTTTGACGATGTTCAGGCCCTTCTCTCTAACTGTACTTACCTGCAGGACTCTGAGATCACAGTCAAGGGATTCCGCATATATGGGGCACCATG GACACCGTGGTTTAATGGCTGGGGTTTTAACCTTCCCCGCGGCCAGTCTCTATTGGACAAGTGGAATCAGGTTCCGGAGGGCATAGATGTTCTCATGACCCACGGACCTCCCCTCG GTTTCCGGGACTGGGTTCCCAAGGAGCTgcagagagtgggctgtgtggaGCTGCTGAACACAGTACAGCAGAGGGTCCGACCCAAGCTCCACGCCTTTGGGGGCATCCATGAGG GGTACGGCATTATGACGGATGGATGCACAACTTTCATCAACTCTTCCACCTGTACAGCCAGTTTCCAGCCCACAAACCCCCCCATCGTATTTGACCTGCCCAACGCATAG